The Nocardioides houyundeii genome includes the window GCAGGGCCGAGACCGCGTCCCAGGACGAGGCCCGCTCGGGGAACCCGTGCAGCAGGATCACCGGCTCGCCGTCGGCCGGCCCACCCTCGACCACGTCGAAGTCCAGCCCGTCATGGCGGTAGGAGCTCAGCCTGTTCATCGCACGTGCACCACGTCGTAGACCTCCCTCTTGGGCAGCCCGGCCCGTCTGGCCACGGCCGCGATCGCTTCCTTGCGGCTCATCCCCACCGCCTCCTCCTCGGCGACCGCCGCGCGCAGGCTGTCGGGGTCCCCGGCCACGTCCGGGCCCGGGGGCCGACCGGCCACCACGATGGTCACTTCGCCACGTACCCCGTTCTCGGCCCAGGCAACCAGGGCGCGCAGCCCGTCGCGGCGCACCTCCTCGTGGGTCTTGGTCAGCTCGCGGCAGACCGCGGCGGGCCGCTCCTCACCCAGCGCGTCCGCCATGGCGGCCAGCGTCGCGCCGGTGCGGTGCGGGGCCTCGAAGAACACCATGGTGCGCGGCTCGGTGGCCAGGTCTGCCAGCCTCCGGGCCCGCTCGCCGGCCTTGCGCGGCAGGAAGCCCTCGAAGCAGAACCGGTCCACCGGGAGCCCCGAGACGGCCAGCGCGGTGAGGACGGCGCTGGGCCCGGGCACCGAGGTCACCCGCACCCCCTCGGCGACCGCGGCGCTGACCAGGCGGTAGCCCGGGTCGGAGACGCTGGGCATCCCCGCGTCGGTGACCAGCACCACCCGGCTGCCGGACAGCAGCGCCTCCAGCAGCGCCGGCGTCCGGGCCTGCTCGTTGCCCTCGAAGTAGGACACCACCCGGCCGCCGAGGGTGATGCCCAGGTCGCTGGTCAGCCGCTTCAGCCGCCGGGTGTCCTCCGCCGCCACCACGTCGGCCCCGGCCAGCTCCGCGGCGAGTCGCGGCGGAGCGTCGCCGACCTGGCCGATCGGGGTCGCGGCCAGCACCAGGGTCCCGGCTCCAGCCCCGGGCCGGGCGTCCACGGGTGGGGCGTCCACGGGCTGTTCTGTCATGGTCACATCCTGCCCCGTGCTGGCTATTGTTGCCGACCGTGACCCCCGCCCTCCGCCGCCGCCTGCCCGGTGACCAGGTGATCGGCTGGGTGGGCGCGGTGCTGCTCGGCTGCCTGGCGTTCTTCCTGCGGGTGTGGCGGCTCGGCACCCCGCACGCCTTCTCCTTCGACGAGACCTACTACGCCAAGGACGCCTGGTCCCTGCTGCACCACGGCTACAGCCGCGGCTACGTCGACGGCGCCGACGCCAGCATCCTGGACGGCAAGACCGACGGGCTGTGGACCGACTCCCCCAACATGGTGGTGCACCCCGAGGTCGGAAAGTGGCTGATCGCCCTGGGCGAGAAGGCGCTGGGCATGGACCCCACGGGCTGGCGCATCGCCTCGGCGGTGGTCGGGTCGCTGATGATCGTGCTGATGTGCCGGTTCGCCACCCGGGTCACGGGC containing:
- the rsmI gene encoding 16S rRNA (cytidine(1402)-2'-O)-methyltransferase, giving the protein MTEQPVDAPPVDARPGAGAGTLVLAATPIGQVGDAPPRLAAELAGADVVAAEDTRRLKRLTSDLGITLGGRVVSYFEGNEQARTPALLEALLSGSRVVLVTDAGMPSVSDPGYRLVSAAVAEGVRVTSVPGPSAVLTALAVSGLPVDRFCFEGFLPRKAGERARRLADLATEPRTMVFFEAPHRTGATLAAMADALGEERPAAVCRELTKTHEEVRRDGLRALVAWAENGVRGEVTIVVAGRPPGPDVAGDPDSLRAAVAEEEAVGMSRKEAIAAVARRAGLPKREVYDVVHVR